Genomic DNA from Cucumis melo cultivar AY chromosome 10, USDA_Cmelo_AY_1.0, whole genome shotgun sequence:
GCTATAGAGATGACCCAAAATCCTCATATCACCATTAGTACAAACTAGTTAAACTTtagttttctctctctctctctctctctctctctctctttcttcttttttggatctctttctctttctgtttttctttcctttttggCCTTCTTTCTGGCTAATTTTGACCTCAAGTGAAGATTATAGCATGCTTGAATGTCCAAAGAAAGGTAAGAACAAACtcatctctttcttctctcAAAATTTCGGGGTGGAACAATTTAGTTGACGGTTTTGAagcttttaacttttttttttcggTGGAGGATTAGAAcaatttgtattttttatttataagatttgaattttgttaAAGTTTTGGAGCGAGGATTCAAGCTTTCAGCTTGATAGAAAAAGTTACAATGTCTCACTTGTTAGGTATATATGCTCAATTTTGCTTGAAGGTTAGAACCATATGTGATTTGTATATAAATTGCTAAAATGACTTGACTACTGGGCTATGTTGCCTTATATTGTATTCTATAGTCAGATATAGAAGAGAGAAATGAAACAATATATATTTCGATCTCGATCATATGCAACTAATTTTATGTAAGGGAGGACTTGACCAGCTTATTGAGAGAACTAATTTTTTAATCATTATATTATTTGGCTTTTGGTTTTTGGTTATTAAAAATCAATTCTATCAATACTAGTTTCCACATTGTAAACTTTTTGCTTTTCTATCTAATTTCTACTGATTTTTCAAAAATGGACTAAAacttagaaaattaaaaaacaaatagtttttttttttttttttaatttgttttctttataaTGATTCAATTTATCTCTTAAAAATAGATGCACGATATGAAATTAGGGGGAAATAGACTAAATAAACTTGACTAATTTTATTTTCCTCATCTTTATTCTTTCGTCATGGCTTATGTAGAGAGAGATTCGATGAGATAGCGAAGAAGATAAAGAGAGAGACAGATGTATCATCCAATATTCCTCCACAACAAATTATGGGGAGAAGACACTCATTGCAGGGTTCTCCTGGAGCTCTCAACACCATTACTCCATGTGCAGCCTGCAAACTTTTAAGAAGAAGATGTGCTCAAGAATGTCCCTTCTCCCCATACTTTTCTCCCCATGAGCCTCATAAATTTGCCTCTGTCCACAAAGTTTTCGGCGCGAGCAACGTCTCGAAGATGCTCATGGTAACACATGACTAAAAATTGGTTATATTATAAGTTTAGTTTTTTGAACTTTTGGTGTACGTTAGTGTCGGTTTAGTATATGCAACAGTAAGTTTGAACTTCTGTAATTGTCTCTTTATTGTAGTTTAGAAAGTTTGTTCCACCCTATAAAATTTTCTATAAAGTTAAAAGTTAGTGTGTTATCAAACTATATAGGGATGAAGTCCAACTtataaatcatatatataaacactaaattctaaatttatcGAAGTTATAGGAATTAAATTTGTGATTTAAACTTCTAATTAGTGATCTGGGTGTATTCCATGCACGTGTCTAATATGTTTACGTTAAAAGAAAGTTGTAATTACATGCTACCGATACATTTTGCAGGAAGTTTCCGAGAATCAAAGAGCAGATGCCGCAAACAGCTTAGTTTATGAAGCTAATGTGAGGTTAAGAGATCCTGTTTATGGTTGTATGGGTGCCATTTCAGCCCTACAACACCAAATTCAATCCTTACAAGCTGAGCTCAATGCTGTGAGAGCTGAGATTTTAAGACACAAATTTAGAGAAGCTAATAATATGATTCACTCTTCTCCTCAACAACAACATGtgccttttctttcttcttcttcttctacggAGGTTGTTTCGGTTGCCCTGCCACCACCGCCTCCACCGCTACCTCCGCCGCATCATCATgatgcttcttcttcttcatcctcttTGTACAACCGACCGACGTTGGCAGCTGCGGCTGATTATAGTACTATTTCAAGTGATGAAAATGTTACCTACTTTGTTAGTACTTCTAGTACTGGTCATCAATTAAATTCTTAGCATTATTATTGTAGGGTTTAAAGAAAGGCGATTTTACCTGTAATAATATTGAAAGAAAAGTTGGGGTGAAATTCAAGGCCCtccttttttgtatttttttttcaaaaatattttaggtATATTCTCGGTTGCACTCATGTTCATGCATTCTACTCTAACATTTCTATATAATTTACCTTAGTATAATTACAACTGATccttttgtttttggttttgttcttttcttttcttttaaacttttgttTTGTAAAAGAATGCAAAAAGATTGATATAGCCTAAACTACACTATCcaaaattgttttttaattttactgTCCTTATAACGTTTTTAAGCCTAAATTTGTTTTTcccttatcttttttattttcccatgaaaaacaaaattttatttgatgataaatatttgtttcttgtttcttctttttaaattactgcGAAACCATTAACCAATAGAACAATGATATTTCTCTTtcgttttttttattgaaatttatttcGAAAAAAGCTTGTTGAAACTTGGAAAATAatgttttataattaattatgatgaatatttctaaaaaaaaattaaaaccaaattaataattaatgaaTAATTTATATTGTTGAACAAGTCAAGCGTCCTATTATTTATAGTATATTTATACTAGTATGATATTTTTTGTTACTTAATTTTTCGTTTCATGATTTttctataatataataaaaatatcgATTTACTTTGTATATTGAACAACGTTAAAATCCATACGTAAAAATATAATGAATATGGATATATTGagattgttaaaaaaaaaaaaatgaacataCCATATTCTTAACTAATTAATGTGAGAGTTTATTTTTATGGAAGAGTAGTCCCAATTGAAATAAATGTAGATTTGTATATGGAGGAATATGGGAAAACTATTTAGGTTTGAGAAAATGAGGATTAAATTCGGTTGACTAATGAGAGTTGCACCACATGGTTGTAAGTCGGTGGCATTGAAGGATGGAATCTGAATCATCGTTAttaacactagaagaaatctagtctttaatgtcgggtgaaaaaagtgaaaaatgggctttaatgtcgtttttcaaaaggcggatgtttaatgtcggttttaaaccgacattaaagatagagctttaatgtcggtttaaaaccgacattaaacaccctgctttttttgaactgacattaaagcccatttttattttatttttattttttaaatttgtaaaaattcaactttctctctcttactttactcttttctcaaaccctcctacacactatttttcatctttctcaaatttctttcacccttctcaatcatctttctcaaatttctttcacctttctcaatctcatcactttcttccctctcttcttcgaCAGCTGCCGCCACCACCACCAGCATACATCAAATTCTTCCATCCCTTTTTGAATATGTAATGTGtttgtttgtgtttcttttgCTTTGGATCTATTTGTAGTCCGCATCCCTAACCTCTTTTTAATGGGAAAACTGAAGTGCTCACAAACCAAGAGATTTGGGACCGATCTTGCACAAAAACCCGTCGGAACATCGCTACCTTGTCGGAACATCGCTACCTTGTCGTAAGATCAACCCCGACGCACCGTAAGCCTTCCTCGTGGCCTGCTCCACGACCAAGAGAAAGAAGCCTAACTTTTCATTCCTCCTCAAAGGTCATGTTCATGGGCGTGTCCTAGAAAAACCTTCTTCTGCTTCATTTTTTATCggtattttcttttcatttccttCGTTTGGAACTAACTTGAATCATCGAACACACTTTGTGCAAAGTAACTGGAGCTGTTTCATTAGGATTCTTCAAGGCTTAAATGTTTATTAATCAGGTGGAATACTGCTTTGCGGTCCTCCTGGAGTGGGGAAAACTTTACTAGCAAAAGCAGTTGATAACTTTTGGGCTATTAAACTTAGCATGCTTGTTTCTATCATTCTGTTATTTTCACAACACAGACTCTTGTGCACATTCGAAGATGGTGTTGGAGTAGCATTATTTTATGCCTTTGGTTTGGCACGTGTTATGTGGGGCGGAGAGTAATTTGATTGTGCATCTTGGTAGTTGCTTTAGTACCGCCATTTAGTATGAGAAGCCTAAAATCATTCCACTGATGAATTTTATagaaaatttagaatttttaaggaggaaattattttaaatgattaaatttctgaaaaatatttataaatatattaaaatatcacaatctatttataaatataatagaCCTAGATGGACATAGATAGACCTATATGTGTGTATTTAGATACATATAGTAGTCTATCTGAATCTATCACggatagattgtgatatttcgtaaatattttggttcactttgctatatttgaaaataaccaTTTTTATGGTTGTTTTTGCCTTATTGgcaaataaaaattttagaattgCCAAGCATGTTGGTCGTACTACCTTCCTTGAGGTTTATTTTGGAGGCAATTTAGGGTAAAAAAATCATGAATGGGAGCTAGCTACCCATAACATCAGCCAATAGGTCGTTACAAGCTTTCTAGACGCCAgtaattggaagaaaaaaaatctaaatctTGAGCCTATTATTTGATCCAgagcattttttttaattaattaaaaagaaaaaaagaggaacAAAAATACTCCCCACCTGTGAATTTACGTAAGAAAGCCAACAATGATTTTTAAACCACTATCAAACATTTTGCTAGATTCACTCTTACGTAGTACTGTTACATCGTTCATCTcaatttattttgaaagttctcacatctttatttttatttaagcATGAAACTTGGCAAGAAAGGTATTGGAAAAGACGATGAACTTGTAGAATGGTGAACTCTCCTTGTTTGTTCTTGCTTGAAATTACGGTTTGTATGGTGCATCTTCTGTGCGCACATATAAGATTTATATTTTGTGTTCATAAATCATTCAGGTTCGGCTTATCAAGGAGTTATATGGAAACCAAATCAGGGAGTTGTATCATAGCCTTCCATTCCATATGATTGAGTTTGTGGTCGATGATTCTGACTGGTTAGTTCACTGAAACTCACTTGTAGATATATTGTTTAATTCTCAGCTATACACCTTAAACCGTTTTCCTATGAACGTTGATAGAGATTATGAAAATGGAATTCTGACTACATTTAGTTGGAAGAAACCTTTGAATTCTTAGTCAAATTCCACAAATATAAACCCAGTTTTAGTTACAAAATTTGTCatagattttgaaaatgttgttaaaactgaaattttgagatattgatCTCTGCATTATATTTCTCCGTCctgtttttctaaaatcaattaACCATCTTTTCAGACAACTTTTATCGAATTTAACTTTAAACATGACTTTTTTCCAGCACGGTGACTGTCAGTCTGAGATATGCTGATCTCATCTACGTGCTGCCAACGAAAATCAGCGTGCTTGCATGGCCAATGCCTCAGAGATTGTGTTTCTCACCGTTGATAttcacttctttttttcttttaatgctTCTCCCATATCAGCTTATGCAGAGATTGTGTTGAATTTACCCCAAGCTATACAACAGTTGTTTCCGCCGAAAC
This window encodes:
- the LOC103496729 gene encoding LOB domain-containing protein 15, translating into MSKERERFDEIAKKIKRETDVSSNIPPQQIMGRRHSLQGSPGALNTITPCAACKLLRRRCAQECPFSPYFSPHEPHKFASVHKVFGASNVSKMLMEVSENQRADAANSLVYEANVRLRDPVYGCMGAISALQHQIQSLQAELNAVRAEILRHKFREANNMIHSSPQQQHVPFLSSSSSTEVVSVALPPPPPPLPPPHHHDASSSSSSLYNRPTLAAAADYSTISSDENVTYFVSTSSTGHQLNS